From a region of the Rhipicephalus microplus isolate Deutch F79 chromosome X, USDA_Rmic, whole genome shotgun sequence genome:
- the LOC119161921 gene encoding lamin Dm0, with the protein MSPTYDRLDAVIQEAEGLLREQELSSSQVSISIDRVNVIYGKITKIDDSILDETPDELIDTEMMDAISYGDKILTLMSKLRFAIQNDRASQVSRPTTSQALVGVWCDPDFRKKAEGTTATAVNLLSEQVNINDRLAAYIDRVRELEPENSRLTKQIETSQETRTRDVTSVKNLYERELAEARQAVDDTTNERARLQLEAKKWQTNAEAPQAKLNKRERVWSTTGRRATTLESRVFDHQGRLNQALTQLKDAENQWDALAKELERVNKESQDQILHCTGLSNRAKQLNEQLDVQKSIDEKELEEMHVVKQTEITEIDGRLQENFQRKLADTLQELHEQYESQMQLNREKMQSIYETNMRDPQKRLDRRSSDSPIPRDELHTYKTCLDDVKSRIAELESLNQSLSSCVWDLEQLLKERDWNTRAMMTKDDESEDLLNRLFQKRGDLQTF; encoded by the exons ATGTCTCCTACATACGACCGG CTGGATGCTGTTATACAAGAAGCGGAAGGCCTCCTTCGGGAACAAGAGCTGTCGTCGTCACAGGTCAGCATTTCAATAGACAGAGTTAACGTGATATACGGGAAGATAACGAAGATCGATGACAGCATACTAGATGAGACTCCCGACGAGCTGATCGACACAGAAATGATGGACGCGATCAGTTATGGGGACAAGATTCTGACGCTGATGTCAAAGCTTCGCTTTGCTATTCAGAACGATCGTGCATCGCAAGTCTCGCGCCCAACGACGAGCCAGGCTCTCGTCGGTGTCTG GTGTGACCCAGATTTCAGGAAGAAGGCAGAAGGAACCACAGCGACAGCAGTCAACCTCCTGTCGGAACAAGTAAACATCAACGACCGCCTCGCTGCGTACATCGACAGAGTGCGCGAGTTGGAACCCGAGAACAGCAGGCTCACGAAGCAGATTGAAACGAGCCAGGAGACCCGCACTCGCGATGTGACCAGCGTCAAGAATCTTTACGAAAGAGAACTGGCCGAAGCCCGGCAGGCCGTTGACGACACGACCAATGAAAGAGCCAGGCTTCAGCTGGAAGCGAAAAAATGGCAGACCAACGCTGAGGCTCCGCAGGCAAAGCTGAACAAAAGGGAGCGTGTGTGGTCCACAACAGGGCGACGCGCGACAACTTTGGAGTCTCGGGTTTTCGACCATCAGGGACGCCTGAACCAGGCTTTGACACAGCTTAAGGATGCCGAGAATCAGTGGGATGCCCTGGCAAAAGAACTCGAGCGAGTCAATAAGGAATCGCAAGATCAGATCCTGCATTGCACAGGCCTCAGCAACCGAGCCAAGCAGCTGAATGAGCAGCTGGACGTACAGAAGTCCATTGATGAAAAAGAACTGGAGGAAATGCACGTTGTCAAACAGACCGAGATCACAGAAATTGATGGGCGTCTGCAGGAGAACTTTCAGCGCAAACTGGCCGACACGCTGCAGGAACTTCACGAGCAGTATGAATCGCAGATGCAGCTGAACCGGGAGAAAATGCAGAGCATCTACGAGACCAATATGCGTGACCCCCAGAAACGGTTGGACCGACGCTCGTCGGACTCTCCTATTCCACGTGATGAGCTGCACACCTACAAGACTTGCCTGGACGATGTCAAATCTCGCATCGCTGAGCTAGAGTCTCTAAACCAGTCCCTGTCATCCTGTGTGTGGGACTTGGAGCAACTGCTGAAAGAGCGTGACTGGAACACCCGAGCGATGATGACAAAGGATGATGAAAGTGAAGACCTTCTGAACCGCCTCTTTCAGAAGAGAGGAGACTTGCAAACCTTTTGA